A genomic segment from Rickettsia endosymbiont of Lasioglossum villosulum encodes:
- a CDS encoding transposase, translating to MPKFAKIDIGIDHIELILYYTLTKIKQSDIIEVEKLLKSKLNPKKRENVMKSIAHHWMQQGKEEAREEAKAIMAEKMQEEKIAIARNLIKAGLKIDLIATSTGLNEDEIKKLK from the coding sequence TTGCCTAAATTCGCTAAAATTGATATCGGTATTGATCATATAGAACTAATTTTATACTACACTTTGACCAAGATTAAGCAAAGTGATATAATAGAAGTAGAAAAACTACTTAAATCAAAATTAAATCCTAAAAAAAGAGAAAACGTTATGAAAAGTATAGCTCACCACTGGATGCAACAAGGTAAAGAAGAAGCAAGAGAAGAAGCAAAAGCTATTATGGCAGAGAAAATGCAGGAAGAGAAGATTGCTATAGCTAGAAATTTAATTAAAGCAGGTCTAAAAATTGATTTAATTGCTACCTCAACTGGTTTAAATGAAGACGAAATCAAAAAACTTAAATAA
- a CDS encoding ferritin-like domain-containing protein, with amino-acid sequence MTINRITDENYKIQLQRFKEDHERHVKELNELLLKHKEEKVNGPSSKQWLTKGKVVLATQIGDRAILHAMLSNEEDTNTAYERLNNHADKWHDAEKVLEQGFKDEQKHKKWIEKQLND; translated from the coding sequence ATGACCATTAATAGAATTACCGATGAGAATTATAAAATACAATTACAAAGGTTTAAGGAAGATCACGAAAGACATGTAAAAGAATTAAATGAACTGTTATTAAAACATAAAGAAGAAAAAGTAAATGGTCCTAGCAGTAAACAATGGCTAACAAAAGGCAAAGTAGTACTTGCTACACAGATTGGCGATAGAGCTATATTACATGCTATGCTTTCAAATGAAGAAGATACTAACACTGCTTATGAAAGGCTAAATAATCATGCTGATAAATGGCATGATGCAGAAAAGGTTTTAGAACAGGGTTTTAAGGATGAACAAAAACATAAAAAATGGATAGAAAAGCAACTTAACGATTAA
- the hemW gene encoding radical SAM family heme chaperone HemW: MKEVKANDLSIYIHWSFCLSKCPYCDFNSHIANSIDDDNWLKSYEKEIEYFKDIIQNKYIKSIFFGGGTPSLMNPKIVEGIINKISELARIDKQTEITLEANPTSFETEKFKAFKAAGINRVSIGVQSLREDDLKKLGRTHDSLQAIKTIESANKIFSRVSFDLIYARSGQELKDWQQELKQAMELVTGHISLYQLTIEKGTPFYKLFHDGNLILPSSDIAAEMYEWTNDYLESQNYFRYEISNYARKGQECVHNLTYWNYNDYLGIGPGAHSRIIENPSSVSAIMMWHKPEKWLEAVNNKNNGIQTNSKLTKQEIIEEILMMGLRLKNGINISALEQKIDAKLENILDISSLNHYQELDLIRLDENIYLTYKGLMLHSYIVPRLLQI; the protein is encoded by the coding sequence ATGAAAGAAGTTAAGGCGAATGATTTAAGCATATATATTCATTGGTCTTTTTGTTTGTCTAAATGTCCTTATTGTGATTTTAATTCCCATATAGCGAATAGTATAGATGATGATAATTGGCTTAAATCTTATGAGAAAGAAATAGAATATTTTAAAGATATTATTCAAAATAAATATATAAAATCTATTTTTTTCGGCGGAGGCACTCCTTCTTTGATGAATCCTAAAATTGTTGAGGGAATAATAAATAAAATTAGTGAACTCGCAAGAATAGATAAGCAAACTGAAATAACACTAGAGGCTAACCCAACTTCATTTGAGACAGAAAAATTTAAGGCGTTTAAAGCCGCCGGTATTAATCGTGTTTCGATTGGAGTACAATCTTTAAGAGAGGATGACTTAAAAAAGCTTGGCAGAACTCATGATTCATTGCAGGCTATTAAAACGATTGAATCCGCTAATAAAATTTTTTCTAGAGTTTCGTTTGATCTGATATATGCTCGTAGCGGTCAGGAATTAAAAGATTGGCAGCAAGAACTAAAGCAAGCAATGGAACTTGTTACGGGGCATATTTCTCTTTATCAGCTTACCATTGAAAAAGGTACACCGTTTTATAAGTTGTTTCATGATGGTAATTTGATCCTTCCAAGTTCTGATATAGCAGCTGAAATGTATGAGTGGACGAATGATTATCTAGAATCTCAAAATTATTTTAGATATGAAATATCTAATTATGCTAGAAAAGGACAAGAATGTGTGCATAATTTAACCTATTGGAATTATAATGATTATTTAGGTATAGGTCCTGGTGCTCACAGTAGAATAATTGAAAATCCTAGTTCAGTATCGGCAATTATGATGTGGCATAAGCCGGAAAAATGGTTAGAAGCAGTTAATAATAAAAATAATGGTATTCAAACTAATTCTAAGTTAACCAAGCAAGAGATAATTGAAGAAATTTTGATGATGGGATTACGCCTTAAAAATGGCATAAATATTTCTGCATTGGAGCAGAAAATAGATGCAAAATTAGAGAATATTTTAGATATTAGCAGCCTTAACCACTATCAAGAATTAGATTTAATTAGGTTAGATGAAAATATCTATCTAACCTATAAGGGTTTAATGCTGCATAGTTATATAGTTCCAAGGCTTTTACAAATCTGA
- the ffh gene encoding signal recognition particle protein, producing MFKTLTQNLTKIFDRLVSSGLLTEEQIDAALRDIRVALLESDVALPVIKNFVAEVKQKALGQEVIKSVSPGQMIIKIIHEEMINILSSSEDEIKLNLNAKPPVNLLMVGLQGSGKTTASGKLALRLKNQNKKVLLVSLDTYRPAAQEQLEILANSVKINSLPIIKGEKPLDIVKRAMAEARLSAYDVVIYDTAGRTQIDQEMMNEAIAIKKLVEPTETLLVIDSMTGQDAVVTASSFNEQLEISGLILSRIDGDSKGGAALSVKYITQRPIKFLSSGEKLTDLEEFNAKRIASRILDMGDIISFVEKAASIVDREQAEKTAAKLKKGKFDLNDYLQQMKIIKKMGGFGSILSMLPGSGKIMDQIDQSKLNSKIIEHQEAIILSMTPKERRNPDIINASRRKRIALGAGTTVQKVNILLKQFKQISDMMKKASNMNPKNLLRSGLGKLFS from the coding sequence ATGTTTAAAACTTTAACACAAAATTTAACGAAGATTTTTGATCGGCTAGTAAGCTCAGGGCTTTTAACTGAAGAGCAAATAGATGCTGCTTTAAGAGATATAAGAGTTGCTCTTTTAGAGTCGGATGTTGCTCTGCCTGTAATAAAAAATTTCGTAGCAGAAGTTAAACAAAAAGCCTTAGGACAGGAAGTTATCAAATCCGTTTCACCCGGGCAGATGATAATTAAAATTATTCATGAAGAGATGATAAATATTTTATCCTCTAGTGAAGATGAGATAAAACTAAATTTAAATGCAAAACCGCCGGTAAATCTTTTAATGGTAGGCTTGCAAGGTAGCGGTAAAACTACAGCAAGTGGTAAGCTAGCGTTGCGTCTTAAAAATCAGAATAAAAAAGTTTTATTAGTCTCTCTTGATACTTATAGACCGGCAGCACAAGAGCAGCTAGAAATACTTGCAAATTCGGTAAAAATTAATTCACTGCCGATTATTAAAGGTGAAAAGCCTCTTGATATAGTTAAAAGAGCAATGGCTGAAGCCAGATTATCGGCATATGATGTAGTTATTTATGATACTGCCGGAAGAACGCAAATTGATCAAGAAATGATGAATGAGGCGATAGCTATTAAGAAGCTAGTAGAGCCAACCGAAACGTTGTTAGTAATCGACAGCATGACAGGGCAAGATGCGGTAGTTACGGCTAGTAGCTTTAATGAGCAGCTAGAAATTTCAGGATTAATTTTGTCAAGAATTGATGGTGACTCTAAGGGTGGTGCGGCATTAAGCGTAAAATATATTACGCAAAGACCAATTAAGTTTTTAAGCAGTGGCGAGAAACTAACCGATTTAGAAGAGTTCAATGCTAAACGTATAGCGTCTAGAATACTTGATATGGGGGATATTATCTCTTTCGTTGAAAAAGCAGCAAGTATAGTAGATAGAGAACAAGCAGAAAAAACAGCAGCTAAATTAAAAAAAGGTAAGTTTGATTTAAATGATTACCTGCAACAAATGAAAATTATAAAAAAGATGGGTGGTTTTGGTAGTATACTTAGTATGCTTCCTGGTAGCGGTAAGATTATGGATCAGATAGATCAATCGAAGTTAAACAGTAAAATAATCGAGCATCAAGAAGCAATCATTTTATCTATGACCCCAAAGGAAAGAAGAAATCCCGATATTATTAATGCTTCTCGCAGAAAACGTATAGCTTTGGGTGCTGGAACTACAGTACAGAAAGTAAATATTCTATTAAAACAATTCAAGCAAATAAGTGACATGATGAAAAAAGCAAGCAACATGAATCCTAAAAACTTGCTTCGCAGTGGACTTGGAAAGTTGTTTTCCTAA